The following DNA comes from Papaver somniferum cultivar HN1 chromosome 4, ASM357369v1, whole genome shotgun sequence.
TCTATGAGCTGACTGTTATCTAATCTGACGTATTTTCTGTTAATAGATAAGTGGGGAAGTCCCGGTCGTAAAGAAGGCTCTTCTCCAAGTATCTTCCCGACTTCACGATAATCCTTCTCGCTCCCAACATTTACTCGCTCCATCCGTTCCAAACATATATCAGCCAGCTGGAGGTTACATGGGGCCAGGTGGAGGTGCTCCTATCGTGGGTTTAACTCCGCTTATGGGACCATATGGTGGATACAAAGGTGATGCAGGAGGTGATTGGGCTTCGAACCCTTTTTACCCTGTTCCAAGGGATGAGGGCTCGGCGAAGGACTTTGCTCTGCGTATGGTTTGTCCAACTGGAAATATTGGTAGTGTGATTGGTAGGGGTGGTTCAATAATCAAGCAAATCAGACAGGAATCTGGGGCCTATATCAAGGTTGATAGTTCAGCTACTGAAGGTGATGATTGCATAATATCTATCTCGTCAAAAGAGGTATGAGTTTTTATCTGTTTCTTTCTGGATATTTTACAAACAAACTCAGATTATGTCGCAATTCATCTCAAATGCTTCTCCAGTTTTTTGAAGACCCCATCTCTCCAGCTATCGGTGCTGCAGTGAGATTGCAGCCAAGATGTAGCGAAAAAAGTGAGAAAGAGGCTGGTGAATCTTATACAACACGTTTACTTGTGCCGTCCTCCCGCATTGGATGTCTCATTGGGAAAGGTGGGGCTATCATCTCCGAGATGAGGAGAATTACAAGAGCAAATATTCGCATTCTGTCGAAGGAAAACCTTCCAAAAGTTGCATCAGCAGATGATGAGATGGTTCAGGTGATGTTCTGTTCATTAAACTTCTTGTTGGCAACATATATTTTTTTGGTGGAAACATAGTATTTATATTCATTGTTATGAATTCCAGATCAGTGGAGACCTTGAAGTTATTCGGGATGCTCTGATACAAGTAGGAACACGGTTGAAAGCCAATTTTTTTGACAGAGAGGGTGGAGTGTCTGCATTTCCACCTGCTGTTCCATACTTTCCCATGCCAGCAGAGGTCCCAGAAGATTCCAGGTATGGAAGCAGAGATAGTAGAGACATGAGAGATAGCAGAGACATGAGAGACAGTAAATCGCATGGACGTGGATATTCTTCCTACTCCGGTAGTGGATATGGTGGTTCAAGTGATTTACCTCCCATAGACAGCTATGGAAGTTACGGTGGTTCACAGGTAATTTAAACcaacagatgcttcctattttttgCTGTTATTCATATAACATTGTTGATTTTAAAACCATCTTGTTACTCTTTGTCTTTGGTAAATCTTGTGTAGTAAAGGTTCCATTACATCGTAAAAACTCATTAACCTGTACTGGCTTCATAACACTTTTGTTTTGTATCTCAGAGTGGTAGTGGTGGGTATGGCGCCTATGGGAGCTACTCTTCTGGTCGTTCTGGCAGTGCAGGGTAAGAACCAAGAAGTGTTTTATTGCTTATCTTTGTCAACCTCTATTCTTTACATGCTCGTTATACCGCAGTAGAGTTTGGTATTTGTTATCCTACTGTCTGTTGGTATCCTCTAGTCGTTAGGTTTAGAAGGTGTCCATTATCTCCGTTAATCTCGATATGAAGCTTACACTATTGCTAATTACTGTGATTACTTCGTCTACCTCTGGACCCTGATTTTTAGCTTTTGTCGCCAGGTTATCTGGTCAAAACCCTGTTTCCCATGGAAAACATCATGGTTATTAGGCACCCTGGTGATTAGGGCTTGCAGGTAGATCGTTGCCTTCCTTACATTTCTACCCTTTGGATTAAATGCCAAGTTGCTTTGATATATTCCAgtcacattatatatatatattagtttcCTATCATACCTAGCCAGCCCTCATTTAGATTGCTAATGCTCCTACTTTACCTTTATTGCCTCCCATTCCTACAAAAACAGCAGACATCAATGAAGCCCGAAGCCAGCCTTACTGCCTCTTTTGATGAAGCCTTCCAGCCTAGACCAGAAGACAAGCCCGGAAGACAGCGTGTGTGAAACCAATGGCCCACCAACCTTTTGCAGACTTGAGACCAAATTTTACCAAGCTCCGTTGTTTAATGCCTCAAAAGGCCAATGTAACCAGAGTTTTATTTGACTTGTAGAAACATAATCCCATTTTCTTTTTACATTTCGTGTGCTTGTGGTCTCTCTTTAGTGTTTGCATTTCTTTTTATTAGGAATAGTATTTGTTTTCTTCAGATTAAATCAACTCTCCTGTGTTTGTATTTTATGGTTCTACCTTTGATGACTTGATAGTAGAAGCTTGTGTGTTTAATGGTGATTAGTGAACCACTTCCTAACTTTCAGCTCGTAAACATATATACATCATGTCAATGTGCAACCATAAATgcgtatttttgttgttgttaataaGTGCACATCAGCCTTCACAATGCTTTACTGATCTTCATTGCTGTGAAGAAACAAGGTCTGTTGCATACTGTTTAAAAGGcaggttttttttttggaacttcAGAAAACTGTTAGAAGCTGGTTAGAAGAAGCTCTCTCTTGAGGTAAGATGAAATCGGTCAACTTTTGGTATGTTAAACAGGTGAGTGTGTCGGCTAGAAGCAGCAGGTGACTTTTCTTATCTTGGGTGTGTATGGTTTGTGATGCCCCGTGAGGCTGCGACTTCTGTATTTCGGGTTGCCAGGTCTACACGCTTATGGCTTGTGGTCCATTTTTTACTTCTCAGTTGTTCGACTCTATTTCTACGGTCTTGTTTTCATCTGAAACCTATTTCATTGaagttttttggaatttttgacAAGGAAGCGTCACTTCTATGTGTTTCAGCTattcagttttttttcttcttttggtgacattttttaatttttattttcagcTATTCACTTCTATTATATATCTTTGTTCGCATATTGGACTCTTCTTGCCTTGGTTTAAATTTTGGTTTAAATaatatgttttgtttgttttcatttagTCATGTCCCTTTCTAGTACCCAAGTGTTTTTTTCCGGGGTTTAATTCTTCTAATTTGCATGTGATTTGGGTtgcttttcaaaagtagtctgtaAGCAGAAGTTCAGAAGATCCCGTCACTGTTGGTGGCGACTTACTTTGAGTGATTACATGTAGCTCCAGTACTAAACATGATCTGGAAACGTTGTTTGTATTATTCATTGActcaattaataaaattaagtttGTCTCAATTTTGTTGCTCTCTGTATGTTCTTGTATTACTCTTGCATTTATCATGCCTCATATTAGCTACAATTATACAATCACCATTATTATGGGCGGAGTGATTTTGAAAAGTTCTATAAACCCAAATGTCCATCATGATAACCAAGCTAAAAGCTGCTTGTAAAATTTCACTATTGTATAAAATTTCACTATTCTATTCCCTTATATTTAAATTCTTTCTACTCACAAAATTTCTGTAAACTAATAGACATCGGAAGTTTTGAAATTGCCAAAATGGGGATGTTTGCTCTTAATTTATTTGATCCTTGCGAACGAACagtataagaaacaaaagatcagAATAAAATGCACCAACAAACCCGGCATTGAATTAGAGGTTCAGGCTGTGTATAAGAGCAAGCATACATCAATTGAACGTTTTAGCACAGCTACATAGACTTGTATTCATTATTCAGGGAAGGGGTGAAATGGACTCATTTTGGAATAGGAAACATCGGAATAGGGTCACCATTTAAGAACatacaattaagagttgcttatTGACTGTTTTGCTCCTCGCCATTCAGGTTACTGCCACCATCTACAACAACAAAGGAACACATTTTTCATATGAATCATCTAACAGGAAGCGTAACATAGTTGATGTGGGCGGAAGGGGGGAGAGCACTAACCTTCACCCTCGCCTGCTGGAGCATAAGCTGATCGTCTGGATCGCGCTTGCTGGTGTGGTGTGGGCTGGTTATAGCAGACAGGAAAACAAGTGAATTACTTGTTTGTTACAAAATAAGAATTTTATTTAACATGGGAACAGCATTTTATCTAGCATGTTATTTTGGGGGCAGTTGTAACTTTGAAACATAAAGATACCTGTAATTTTGGTCGAAGTGCTTCGAGTGGTCCTTTAGGCTTTGCTTTTCCTTGCTGTTCAATCAGACAATCACATACATCACACATTGAAGCAGGTAGCACGACAAACGATTAGTAACTAAAATTATGCAGGAAGTGATAACTAGTATAATTTACCTTTCCAAGAGCCCAGTCAGCAGAATCAAAGAATGCACGCTCATGGTCCTGGAAAGAACAATAACACTCGTCGATTACAGCTCAAAAAGTAGAAAAACTCGGTAGCGACTATTAAGCATTAGAACTGCAGGAATGGATTGTAACCTTGGATATCAAAGGAGTTTTCTTGGGTAAAATTCCTCCATATTTCTTCTTGAGTACTTCTTCCTGGAGACATATTTAATGTTAAGTTTCTACCATTTTTAATTAGGATTGTACCGCAAGGAATCCAACTTTGGCACTCCACGGGAAAGCATCAAACATAATGATGCCAAGTAAGCTCTAACTGGCTTGGAAaaaaactctttccagaaatgcaAATAAAGTAAGATTCAGTTAGTACCTCTTGCTGAGGTGATGGCATAGGATGTTCTTCTTTTCCGTCTTCATGCATTGGGTCATTTTCAGGTGAGTCTTCGTTAACTTGGTCTTTGCCTGTATCCTCTACATGTTCCTGCTTCTGGGCATCCTCTGCATTTGCGCTTGACATTTTGTTAGCTTGGTCTTctgcaaaaatattaaaaaagaaaGTAAGCCTCTAAATACATTAaacagtttttattattttcctctcaCACAGCTCCCTTGGCGATGAACAATAGGGTTGCATCTTGATAGCTAAtgatacaaaaaaagaaaaaaaaaactacaacaacaacaaggcactCATTTCACCTTGCAAATAAAGACTCAACTCAAAAAAGAAGTAATTACTAGTTTTAGACAGTTCTGCTATTGATTAGAACACCTTCTGAGAAAAGACAATGTAAAGACAAGAGAGAATGAGACAGACAGTTGCACAATTGTTTGATGCTTCCGGTAAGTAGTACTTATTTCAAAACCTCCACTCTACTTATTTAAAACGGAGACAGGGTAAAGGTAATAGCAGAATGACACATCATTCAAGAAGGAAGTTGAAAAACAGCAACATCTAATACAACCACAACTGAACAAGATCACAAGTAAATACATTATAGATTCAAAAACCTTAGAAATCGCGAGAGTAAACAGTTTTTTATGGTAATTGGATCATTCCTAACGAAACAAAATACATCCAAAATCACCCATTGACTTTCCAAACCAAACACTAAATATCTGTAACACATGTTTCAGCTCATATCAACTAAAATGTTAACGTCATCTTTGCCACCTATAGTCAAATAACTTATCATCTCAATTCCTCAATACTGATTGATTATTCCGAATTACTCAGATTAGTCAACTGAACCAATTTCGAATGTAATCAAACAATGAGGAAATCAACAGCTTATAATCAAAGATTAACAAATTTATAGATTTCGATCAGCAAAATTTATAAGAAACAATTAGATCTATCTATGATTTCAGTAACAAGAATAATCAAGTAAAAGAAAGAATCGAAAAAACCCTAAATGTAATCATAAAGATCCATGCAAAACTTCAAACAGATCTATCAATATAATAATTCGATCTAACTGGATTGAAAcaagaaattaaaataaaaaaagaaaaagagttctTACTTCGATGATGTAGAGTCAGATTTCTCTGGTTCTTGTTCTCTCTGAGTGCGTCTGGATCGTTTTACAGAAGTAAGGAGGAGTGGGCAAAGGATGACTGAACAAAAATGCTTATTCTATTCCAATCCTCTCCTTCCTTCCCACTACATAAATAGTATCCATAGATGATAAATATTCCCACGCACAATATTTATTTACCCTGTTTTTTCCCACTTGTGACATGACATTTTGTCAAGTCAAAGATCGTTGACCGATCCCGGTCTCACGGATACATATCGCCGGATAGTTGattcttaatttttttatttttttattttctttttattttaatattaatggataaagagtattaaCTAGTTGGatccaaaaatagctctcaaaCTGGATGTTCAGAAAGCCTATGATAGtttagattggggattcatcaaaacctCCTTTACAAAACTTGGATTTCCTCCATCCTTTGTAGATTACATTATGTTGTGTGTCACAACAGTTACATATTCAGTCAACATAAATGGTACTCCTCATGGATACATCAACCCAACTAGAGGTATCAGACAAGGAGACCCGCTATCTTCCTATATTTTCATCATAAGTGCTGAAATCCTATCTACAAATCTAGGAAACCTTGAAAACCAAAAGTTAGTTCAATGACTAAACATTTCGAAAAAAAAGAACCATCCATTACTCATCTAATGTATACGGAAGATTTACTAATTACCTATAAAGCCTTGGATCAGAGTAACCATTACCTTAAGAACCTACTCCAATCCGATGGCACTTCTACAGGACAGGTAATTAATACTTCCAAATCAGTAATAATTCATCATCCAAAACTAGATACGATCAAGGTAAATGAATTACAACAATTTTTCGATATGCCGACAACATCAAAACCTCCAACCTATCTAGGCATccaattcaaacaaggaagagcTTCCAATCAAACCTTCGCATCCCTCCTACAAAAATTAGCCAGGAAAgctaaaggatggatgacaaaatgcatAACTCCGGCTGGAAGACTCATTCTTATCAAAACCTCCCTTACACCCACCTCAAACCacattatgcaaacacaaaacataCCTAGTACTGttcacaaacaaatagatcgtatcactaggatttttttctggggacatgacTCAACAACTAAAAAGCTTCACCATATAGGCTGAGATAAAGTAACAAAACCATTACCCGAAGGAGGATTAGGCATAAGGAAAAGCAATGATCATAATACGGCTctcctcatgaaatttttttggaatttgcaTGAAAAACCTAACTCAATCCGTGGAAGTATCTTCAGTGCAAAATATCTTGATCAACAACCTATTCTACAAGGCATTCATACCATACCTTCCTCCTCCAGTCCTCAATGGAGACAACTGGCATCAATTGTCCCTGCCATGCAACAATTAATTTTCCatcgtattggaaatgggttatcaACTCCAGTAGAAGCCAATTGGATTCCACACTCACCACCTCTAGATCCAACACAATGT
Coding sequences within:
- the LOC113275923 gene encoding KH domain-containing protein At4g18375-like isoform X1 → MAGQRNKYGKRDHSQEYPDNGGGGKRRNSGGDDRHNYAPGPEDTVYRYLCAGRKIGSIIGRGGEIIKQLRADSQSKIRIGEEMPGCEERVVTIFSTNRETNTFEDNGDLICPAQDALFRVHDRLIADEAAAADKDIEGGQQSTIRLLVPSDQIGCIIGKGGQIVQGIRSDTGAQIRILKNEHLPPCAMGSDELLQISGEVPVVKKALLQVSSRLHDNPSRSQHLLAPSVPNIYQPAGGYMGPGGGAPIVGLTPLMGPYGGYKGDAGGDWASNPFYPVPRDEGSAKDFALRMVCPTGNIGSVIGRGGSIIKQIRQESGAYIKVDSSATEGDDCIISISSKEFFEDPISPAIGAAVRLQPRCSEKSEKEAGESYTTRLLVPSSRIGCLIGKGGAIISEMRRITRANIRILSKENLPKVASADDEMVQISGDLEVIRDALIQVGTRLKANFFDREGGVSAFPPAVPYFPMPAEVPEDSRYGSRDSRDMRDSRDMRDSKSHGRGYSSYSGSGYGGSSDLPPIDSYGSYGGSQSGSGGYGAYGSYSSGRSGSAGLSGQNPVSHGKHHGY
- the LOC113275924 gene encoding uncharacterized protein LOC113275924; the protein is MSSANAEDAQKQEHVEDTGKDQVNEDSPENDPMHEDGKEEHPMPSPQQEEEVLKKKYGGILPKKTPLISKDHERAFFDSADWALGKQGKAKPKGPLEALRPKLQPTPHQQARSRRSAYAPAGEGEDGGSNLNGEEQNSQ
- the LOC113275923 gene encoding KH domain-containing protein At4g18375-like isoform X3, with amino-acid sequence MAGQRNKYGKRDHSQEYPDNGGGGKRRNSGGDDRHNYAPGPEDTVYRYLCAGRKIGSIIGRGGEIIKQLRADSQSKIRIGEEMPGCEERVVTIFSTNRETNTFEDNGDLICPAQDALFRVHDRLIADEAAAADKDIEGGQQSTIRLLVPSDQIGCIIGKGGQIVQGIRSDTGAQIRILKNEHLPPCAMGSDELLQISGEVPVVKKALLQVSSRLHDNPSRSQHLLAPSVPNIYQPAGGYMGPGGGAPIVGLTPLMGPYGGYKGDAGGDWASNPFYPVPRDEGSAKDFALRMVCPTGNIGSVIGRGGSIIKQIRQESGAYIKVDSSATEGDDCIISISSKEFFEDPISPAIGAAVRLQPRCSEKSEKEAGESYTTRLLVPSSRIGCLIGKGGAIISEMRRITRANIRILSKENLPKVASADDEMVQISGDLEVIRDALIQVGTRLKANFFDREGGVSAFPPAVPYFPMPAEVPEDSRYGSRDSRDMRDSRDMRDSKSHGRGYSSYSGSGYGGSSDLPPIDSYGSYGGSQSGSGGYGAYGSYSSGRSGSAGRHQ
- the LOC113275923 gene encoding KH domain-containing protein At4g18375-like isoform X2 produces the protein MAGQRNKYGKRDHSQEYPDNGGGGKRRNSGGDDRHNYAPGPEDTVYRYLCAGRKIGSIIGRGGEIIKQLRADSQSKIRIGEEMPGCEERVVTIFSTNRETNTFEDNGDLICPAQDALFRVHDRLIADEAAAADKDIEGGQQSTIRLLVPSDQIGCIIGKGGQIVQGIRSDTGAQIRILKNEHLPPCAMGSDELLQISGEVPVVKKALLQVSSRLHDNPSRSQHLLAPSVPNIYQPAGGYMGPGGGAPIVGLTPLMGPYGGYKGDAGGDWASNPFYPVPRDEGSAKDFALRMVCPTGNIGSVIGRGGSIIKQIRQESGAYIKVDSSATEGDDCIISISSKEFFEDPISPAIGAAVRLQPRCSEKSEKEAGESYTTRLLVPSSRIGCLIGKGGAIISEMRRITRANIRILSKENLPKVASADDEMVQISGDLEVIRDALIQVGTRLKANFFDREGGVSAFPPAVPYFPMPAEVPEDSRYGSRDSRDMRDSRDMRDSKSHGRGYSSYSGSGYGGSSDLPPIDSYGSYGGSQSGSGGYGAYGSYSSGRSGSAGKLLEAG